Genomic window (Dyadobacter fanqingshengii):
CCAACAAGCACCGGAATGGTCGTTAACGACTTCCTTGTCAGCCACTTCAATGACATTATAGATTATTCTTTCACAGCGAATGTTGAGAAGGACTTTGACAATATAGCGGACGGCCAGCTGGAATGGCGCCAGATGATCAAAAACTTTTATACACCATTCCAAAAGAAGGTTACCGAGGCCAATGAGGAAGCGATTGATCGCAGCCTGACCTCTCGTGATCTTGGTGAAGATCCTGCAACGGGCAAAAAAGTGTCCGTGAGAATCGGAAAATATGGTCCTTATGTGCAGATCGGCGATGCCGAGGATGAAGAAAAACCAAAGTTCGCCAGTTTAATGAAAGGCCAGCTGATGGAGAACATTACGCTGGACGAAGCTTTCGAACTTTTCAAACTTCCGCGTGAAGTAGGTTTGTATGAAGAAAAAGAGCTGATCGTTAACATTGGGAAATTCGGCCCTTATGTGAAGCATGACGGCAAATATTATTCTTTGGCCAGAACGGATGATCCCATAGCGGTTACCGAAGACAGGCTGGTTGAAATTATCACTGAAAAGCGCCTGAACGACAGCAACAGGACCATCAAAGAATTCAGTGAAGATCCTGATGCAAAAGTGCTTAATGGTAAATATGGACCTTACATTGCTTTTGGAAAAAAGAATGTAAAAATCCCGAAAGGCACCGAGCCAGCATCATTGACTTACGAAGAAGTGGTGAAACTGGCGGCAGAAACACCGGACAGGCCGGCAGGAAGAGGCGCGAAGAAACCAGCGGCGAAAGCAGCAGTGGCAAAAGCACCGGCAGAGAAGAAAGTAGCGGACAAAAAACCCGCGGCCAAGAAGCCAGCAGCAAAAAAGCCCGCGGCAAAAAAAGCAGCGGCACCCAAAGCAGCGAAGAAGAGCTAAACAATAAATCAGTTACACACTAGGAATTGAAATCATGAAAAAACTTGTAGTGCTGTCGGGGGCGGGAATCAGCGCCGAAAGCGGGATCAGTACGTTCCGCGATAACGGAGGCTTGTGGGACAATTTTCGCATTGAAGACGTTGCCACGCCAGAAGCCTGGCAGCGGAACCAGGAGCTTGTGCTGGACTTTTACAACCAGCGAAGAAAGCAGGCCGCAACCGTGAAACCAAACGCGGCACATTACGCACTTGTGGAATTGGAAAAAGATTACGACGTGACCATCATCACGCAAAACGTTGATAATCTGCATGAAATCGCCGGGTCCTCCCATGTGATCCATTTGCATGGCGAGCTGTTCAAATCCAGAAGCACGAAGAACCCGGATCTGGTTTACGAAATGTCGTCCTGGGAGCTGAAAACAGGAGATCTTTGCGAGCTGGGAAGTCAGTTAAGGCCGCACATTGTGTGGTTTGGCGAGGAGGTTCCGATGATGGAAATAGCCATGGAGGTTACCGAAGAAGCTGACATTTTCGTCGTGGTAGGCACTTCCCTGGCCGTTTATCCTGCCGCAGGGCTTGTACATTATGTAGGCGCAGGCAAGCCTGTTTACATTATCGATCCTGCGAAACCGGACATTACCCTGAAATCCAACATGACATTCATCCAGGAAAAGGCAACAACGGGAATGGAAATTCTTATCAAAAATATTACCAATCAATAATGCAGTTACTAGACGGGAAAGCAATTTCATCCCAAATTAAGTTTGAAATAAAAAACGAAGTGGAAGCGTGGATCGCGAATGGCGGCAAGAAGCCACATTTGGCGGCAATCCTCGTGGGTGCGGACGGTGCAAGCGAAACATATGTAGCGTCTAAAATCAGGAGCTGCGAGGAAATCGGTTTCACATCAACATTACTGAGATTCGGGCCTGAGATAAGCGAAAAAGAACTTTTGGAAGCGGTGGAAGGATTGAATAATGATCCTGATGTGGACGGATTCATTGTACAACTTCCTTTACCCAAACATATTTCTGAAAACACAATCATGGAAGCCGTAAGTCCCGCAAAGGACGTGGATGGTTTCCACCCGGTGAATGTGGGTAAAATGTGCAAGGGACTTCCTGCGTACATTTCTGCAACGCCGTTTGGCATTATGGAAATGCTTATTCGTGCCAAAATTGAAACCAGCGGCAAACATTGCGTAGTGATCGGCCGCAGCCAGATCGTGGGATTGCCGATGAGCATACTCATGCAGCGCAACGAATATCCGGGCAATTGCACGGTGACCATTACGCATTCAAGAACGCAAAATTTGAAAGAAATCTGTCAAACCGCCGATATTTTGATCGTTGCATTAGGCAGGCCAGAATTTGTTACCGCTGATTACGTTAAAGAAGGAGCAGTGGTGATTGACGTGGGCATTACCAGAGTTGTGGATGAAACCAAGAAAAGCGGTTTCGCCATCAAAGGTGATGTTGATTTTAATGACGTTGCGCCCAAAGCAAGTTACATTACGCCCGTTCCGGGCGGCGTTGGTTTGATGACCATTTGTGGGTTGCTTACCAACACATTTAAAGCTGCTAAGAAGGAAATTTACAGTTGAAACCTGCAAGGCAATATTATGAGCATCGTAAGCAACAACATCAAATATCTCAGAAGGCTCAACGGCCTTACACAAGAGCAATTTGCAAGAAAGATCGCTATTAAGCGCTCGCTGCTTGGCGCTTACGAAGAAGCCCGCGCCAATCCGAATCTGACCAATCTGAAAAATATGGCGGCGGCATTTGGCATTACGGTGGATAATCTGCTCAAAAATGACCTCAGAAAATTACGCGAAACGCCTGATATGTCTTTGCCTATGAATCCAGGTCGTCCTATGACGGTTTCGCATTCAGGCAATTTGCCAACTCCGGCGCAAACGCGCATTCCGGCTTTTTCGGAGCCGCAGCCATTGTCTAAGATTATGGAAAAATACCAGCAGCCGGAACCCGAGATCCGAATGGTTTCCAAGCAGGTCAATTTCAAACCTGTTAACGGCGAGCCACAAAGTCAGCCAGCGACGCCGGTTGTACAGCCTGTGCCACCCGTGCAACCCGTTTTTCAGAACCAGCCCATTGCTCAAACTCAGCCAGCTTTTCAAAATCAGACAGCTTTTCAGAGTCAACCCGTTTCCCAAAATAAGCCAGTCCCTCAAAATCAACCAGTGATACAGAATCCCCAGGTTAGTGCCCGCCCGGATTCACAATTGCCCGTTTTTAACAATCAATTCCAGGGAAATCAGTTTAATGTGCAGGTTGAAGAAAAGGTGGTTAACTACCCTACTATTCAATGGGTTTCGAAAAATTTGCAGCAAGAATATCTGGCCAATTTCCAGAATCCGGGATATTTAAATCAATTACCCGTTTTTCAGCTCCCTAACCTGCCCATGGGTTACTACCGGGCATTCGAAAGCGGTGCCGATTTCGCATATCCGGGCTCCATTCTCGTAGGAACATTTGTAAGGAACTGGTACGACATTAAGGATGGCATGCAATACATTTTCGTGTTGCGTGGCCACGGTTTTGTGTACAGAACAGCATTTAATCAGGTTAAAACTTCCGGCATTTTACTACTAACCTCCGATATGGCCGATTTGGAAGAACTGGAAGTGCCTTTGCAGGATGTGCAGGAAGTTTGGGAAGTGAAAGCTTTCGTGAGTTTGCAGTTACCTACGCCGCAGCCTTCATTGGAAAGGGTCAGCCTGCTGGTGGATGAATTACAGCAGGAACTGAACCAATACAGATCTTAATTATTTGGACAAAGCATTAAATAATGCTTCGATTTTCGGCAAATCCTTGCTTTTCGCAGTCGTTTCCAGGATTGCGACGCCCATTTGATACCAAAGGCCATCACCGGCTGTAATGTATTTTCCCGCTTTTTTAGGCTTGGCATCTGAAGCATTATCCGGCACAAATTCAGCTTTATAAACGGTGTCCATGATTTTTTGCAGCTGCGACCATTCCAGGTTTCTGGCAGGACTTTTGTCCGTCACAACCGTGAACGACTTTTCCGCGAATGACGCCCGCAAGTCTAACTGCTTTTGTTTGTCGCCATCAATTTCCAGGTAAGTAAGCTCAAAGGCCTTCTCTCTCCCACCCGCTTCGAACACAGCCTGCATAAATTCCTGCAAGAAATACGACCAGCGTTCTTTATCAACCGGATAAATGGTCACCATTTTGCCACTTTCATCCAGCTCAATTTCTATAAAATCTTCAAATTCACTCTCTTCCCTTTTTCTGATGATCTTGGATGACGCCATAATGTCCTGAAACTGATCAATCCAAATCGCAGGAACATTGCCTTTCCAGGCGTAATCGTCATCCGGAGAAAATCCTTCATCCAGCAGATCGTCCTCATCCAGCTCATCGCGATCCAGATATTTAATGTCAAAGTCAACTGTCAGCTGATCTTTGGAAGCGATATCCAGTTTGAGTGTATAAAAATGCGAAAAGGGAGCCGGAACGACCGATGCCGTTTGAAAACGAATGATATAGTAACCTGGGATCTGAATATTTTTATCCATTTTGAGATGCTAAAAGTTGTTGGACAGTGCGGCGTTTATCGACCTTGTCCGTGGTGGTTTTACTAAAATGCTGCACAAAGTAAACATGTTTCGGGGTTTCATAGGCGGAAAGGCGTTTTCTAATTTCCGGAATGATGCCATCAGCTCCTAAAACACTGGCGGGTCCTTCAATGATCAAAACCAATTTCTGACCTAATTTTTCATCGGGCACAGACCAATTAAAAAACGCATTCGTGATTTTCAGATCATAAAAAACTTCTCCGACGCTCGCATCGATTTTATCCAAAACAATCTTCACCCCGCCCGAATTGATCACATTATCAGCACGTCCTATCCATTTGAATGTGTTCCCTGAAATCTCGACCAGATCATTCGTCTGAACAATTTCCCCGTTCGTGACAGGACCTGAAATTTGCAGGCAGCCGCGCTCGTCTATGCCGAAATCAATGTTCGGTAAGAAGTGGTAATCCTCCGAAAAATTTTCCCCGTTCAATCTGCGCAATGCAATGTGTGAAACGGTTTCGGTCATGCCATAACTATGGAAAACCGGAATGTTTAATGCTTCGATTTTTCTTTGCAAAGAAACAGTAACCGGTGCCCCGCCGAGAAGGATTTTCCCAAGTCGGCTAACCTGATCTTCTGTGTTTGGATTAGCAAGAATGGCAAGAAGTTGCAGGGGAACCAGTGCAGCAAAATCAAATACCGCATTTTCGACAACATCCAGCAGCGGATTAGCCGAAGGTTCGATGATCGTCATCTCCCAATCCAGCTCCATCCCCCGAACAAGCATCATTAAGCCAGCTATATAATTTACATTGAGGCAAACCAGCGCGCGAGTCTCTTTTCCCAGATCAAGCGCCTTACCCGTCATCTGAGCGCTGCTAACCAGTTGTCTCCGTTGGACTTCAATGGGCTTGGGATCGCCGGTTGAACCGGATGTTTGTAATGTGAAAGTCTGCTGGCCGTTCAGCCACGATT
Coding sequences:
- a CDS encoding AMP-binding protein, which codes for MNNFPMPWNTSITAIKTQQRPEHPYFGKAYDFMQSWLNGQQTFTLQTSGSTGDPKPIEVQRRQLVSSAQMTGKALDLGKETRALVCLNVNYIAGLMMLVRGMELDWEMTIIEPSANPLLDVVENAVFDFAALVPLQLLAILANPNTEDQVSRLGKILLGGAPVTVSLQRKIEALNIPVFHSYGMTETVSHIALRRLNGENFSEDYHFLPNIDFGIDERGCLQISGPVTNGEIVQTNDLVEISGNTFKWIGRADNVINSGGVKIVLDKIDASVGEVFYDLKITNAFFNWSVPDEKLGQKLVLIIEGPASVLGADGIIPEIRKRLSAYETPKHVYFVQHFSKTTTDKVDKRRTVQQLLASQNG
- a CDS encoding SIR2 family NAD-dependent protein deacylase translates to MKKLVVLSGAGISAESGISTFRDNGGLWDNFRIEDVATPEAWQRNQELVLDFYNQRRKQAATVKPNAAHYALVELEKDYDVTIITQNVDNLHEIAGSSHVIHLHGELFKSRSTKNPDLVYEMSSWELKTGDLCELGSQLRPHIVWFGEEVPMMEIAMEVTEEADIFVVVGTSLAVYPAAGLVHYVGAGKPVYIIDPAKPDITLKSNMTFIQEKATTGMEILIKNITNQ
- a CDS encoding helix-turn-helix transcriptional regulator, encoding MSIVSNNIKYLRRLNGLTQEQFARKIAIKRSLLGAYEEARANPNLTNLKNMAAAFGITVDNLLKNDLRKLRETPDMSLPMNPGRPMTVSHSGNLPTPAQTRIPAFSEPQPLSKIMEKYQQPEPEIRMVSKQVNFKPVNGEPQSQPATPVVQPVPPVQPVFQNQPIAQTQPAFQNQTAFQSQPVSQNKPVPQNQPVIQNPQVSARPDSQLPVFNNQFQGNQFNVQVEEKVVNYPTIQWVSKNLQQEYLANFQNPGYLNQLPVFQLPNLPMGYYRAFESGADFAYPGSILVGTFVRNWYDIKDGMQYIFVLRGHGFVYRTAFNQVKTSGILLLTSDMADLEELEVPLQDVQEVWEVKAFVSLQLPTPQPSLERVSLLVDELQQELNQYRS
- a CDS encoding bifunctional 5,10-methylenetetrahydrofolate dehydrogenase/5,10-methenyltetrahydrofolate cyclohydrolase, producing the protein MQLLDGKAISSQIKFEIKNEVEAWIANGGKKPHLAAILVGADGASETYVASKIRSCEEIGFTSTLLRFGPEISEKELLEAVEGLNNDPDVDGFIVQLPLPKHISENTIMEAVSPAKDVDGFHPVNVGKMCKGLPAYISATPFGIMEMLIRAKIETSGKHCVVIGRSQIVGLPMSILMQRNEYPGNCTVTITHSRTQNLKEICQTADILIVALGRPEFVTADYVKEGAVVIDVGITRVVDETKKSGFAIKGDVDFNDVAPKASYITPVPGGVGLMTICGLLTNTFKAAKKEIYS